A region from the Muribaculum gordoncarteri genome encodes:
- a CDS encoding MmcQ/YjbR family DNA-binding protein — MNVTELRDYCLSLPMVTEDFPFNESILAFKILGKIFAVIDLDNIDWLVMKCDPDYAVELREAHPEITTAWHWNKKYWNQVRMREALTDELIISLLRHSYSEVVKKFTGKIRAGSTINVNGRAVNC, encoded by the coding sequence ATGAACGTAACGGAACTGCGCGACTACTGCCTGTCACTACCTATGGTGACCGAGGATTTCCCTTTCAATGAATCGATTCTCGCATTCAAGATATTGGGTAAAATATTCGCGGTCATAGACCTCGACAACATTGACTGGCTCGTAATGAAGTGCGATCCAGACTATGCAGTGGAACTGCGTGAGGCCCACCCTGAAATAACCACGGCGTGGCACTGGAACAAAAAGTACTGGAATCAGGTGAGAATGCGCGAAGCCTTGACCGACGAGCTAATAATCAGCCTGTTGCGCCACAGCTACAGCGAGGTTGTAAAGAAATTCACAGGAAAAATAAGAGCCGGTTCGACAATAAATGTTAACGGCAGGGCGGTCAATTGTTGA
- a CDS encoding glycoside hydrolase family 43 protein, producing the protein MSADAAERKARVRNNVPLDSIVLSDPCVLADSATMTYYMTGTGGLLWKSRDLRLWDGPYRVAETDDESWMGPNPMIWAAELHKYKGKYYYFATFTNSKNILGEYRGNKLERRASHVLVSDKAEGPYRPMADDTYLPADKLTLDGTFWVDTDGKPYMVYCWEWLQNWDGTIESIELKPDLRGSVGEGRILFRASDSPWSREKIDGKERPNRVTDGPYLFRTATGRLGMIWTSWIYDVYTQGVAYSESGTLEGPWIQEKEPITPPDFGHGMLFRTFDGRLLMSVHSHKSINGHYHRVPHLFNVDDSGDKLVIGDEYRP; encoded by the coding sequence ATGTCAGCAGATGCCGCCGAGCGTAAAGCAAGGGTTCGGAATAACGTGCCTCTTGACTCAATAGTGCTGAGCGACCCGTGTGTATTGGCCGATAGTGCCACTATGACCTATTACATGACGGGAACAGGCGGCCTGTTATGGAAAAGCCGCGACTTGAGGCTGTGGGACGGCCCATACCGTGTAGCCGAAACCGACGATGAGTCGTGGATGGGGCCCAACCCCATGATTTGGGCAGCCGAGCTTCACAAGTATAAAGGAAAATATTACTACTTCGCAACATTTACCAACAGCAAGAACATACTCGGAGAGTATCGCGGCAACAAGCTTGAGCGTCGTGCGAGTCACGTATTGGTAAGCGACAAAGCCGAAGGCCCTTATCGTCCGATGGCCGATGACACATATCTGCCTGCCGACAAACTGACTCTCGACGGCACTTTCTGGGTCGACACCGACGGCAAGCCTTACATGGTCTACTGCTGGGAGTGGCTGCAGAATTGGGATGGTACGATAGAGAGCATTGAGCTGAAGCCCGATCTTCGCGGAAGTGTGGGAGAGGGACGAATACTGTTCCGTGCAAGTGATTCGCCTTGGAGTCGCGAGAAAATCGACGGCAAGGAGCGTCCCAATCGAGTGACCGACGGGCCCTACCTGTTCCGTACCGCTACCGGACGGCTCGGCATGATATGGACAAGCTGGATATATGATGTCTACACTCAAGGCGTGGCCTATTCCGAGTCGGGAACTCTTGAGGGACCGTGGATTCAGGAGAAGGAGCCTATTACGCCTCCCGATTTCGGACATGGAATGCTCTTCCGCACATTTGACGGCCGGTTGCTTATGTCGGTTCACAGCCATAAGTCGATTAACGGTCACTATCATCGTGTTCCGCATCTTTTCAATGTGGACGACAGTGGCGACAAGCTCGTGATTGGCGATGAATATCGCCCATGA
- a CDS encoding patatin-like phospholipase family protein: MSEKKPYKIGLALSGGGARGFAHVGALYAMDELGIKPDIIAGVSAGSIAGSMYSAGLKPLEIMKLFMKAKFTDFCEISVPKDGFFRMNGFRSFLNKSLGVELIEQCSTPLVVCATDLDNCCPVQWREGAIAERVMASCSIPIVFQPVKIDGLNYVDGGVLHNLPAWAIRDDCDYLIGINCSPMVKKNTYKGTLLDVAQRSYMLMAKTNAIADMHLCDLVIETKSIADMHVFNMHQKELVFRSGYKAARDAIKKAGLV; encoded by the coding sequence TTGTCTGAAAAGAAACCATATAAGATAGGTCTGGCACTTAGTGGTGGAGGAGCACGTGGGTTTGCCCATGTGGGTGCTTTATACGCCATGGATGAATTGGGCATCAAGCCTGATATAATTGCAGGGGTGAGCGCGGGCTCCATTGCCGGCTCGATGTATAGCGCCGGTCTTAAGCCCCTTGAGATCATGAAGCTGTTCATGAAGGCCAAGTTCACCGATTTCTGTGAAATAAGCGTCCCAAAGGACGGCTTTTTCCGCATGAACGGATTCAGGTCGTTTCTCAACAAGTCACTTGGAGTGGAGCTGATTGAGCAATGCAGTACTCCGCTTGTAGTGTGTGCCACCGATCTTGACAACTGCTGCCCCGTGCAGTGGCGTGAAGGTGCTATAGCTGAGCGAGTGATGGCGTCGTGTTCGATTCCCATCGTGTTTCAGCCGGTAAAAATCGACGGATTGAACTATGTTGACGGGGGTGTGCTTCACAACCTTCCGGCGTGGGCGATACGTGATGATTGCGATTATCTGATAGGCATAAACTGCAGCCCCATGGTGAAGAAGAATACCTATAAGGGTACTTTGCTGGATGTGGCTCAACGCTCCTACATGTTGATGGCCAAGACAAACGCCATTGCCGACATGCATCTATGTGACCTTGTCATCGAAACAAAGTCCATAGCCGACATGCATGTATTCAATATGCATCAGAAGGAACTTGTGTTCCGAAGCGGCTACAAGGCGGCTCGCGATGCCATAAAGAAGGCCGGCCTCGTTTAA
- a CDS encoding alpha-amylase family glycosyl hydrolase, protein MSKEKPVIYQMLPRLFANCNEHCIPNGTIEQNGSGKMNDITTKVLRSIKDLGITHVWYTGIIEHSNQTDYSRYGISRDNPHVVKGKAGSPYAIKDYYDVDPDIAVDVNNRIGEFEALLMRTHDTGMGVIIDFVPNHVSRQYVSDAKPAEVVDFGVGDDKNRFFERNNNFYYIPHQLFAPSIDLGDGDDAYVEFPAKASGNDCFTAFPSQFDWYETVKLNYGIDYGDGSHHFYPIPRTWFQMLDILRYWASKGVDGFRCDMAHMVPIEFWQWAITNVKERYPHVIFIAEIYDVSLYRDFIKYGGFDYLYDKVNLYDTLRGIQCSNISAAQITNCWQTVDGISDNMLNFLENHDEQRFGSKYYAGDPSLVIPSMIVSAMMGRGPFMIYAGQELGEQALDAEGFSGYDGRTTIFDYWSIPTVRRWLNGGKCNNDRLTGQERWLRDKYRTILRLCNSEKAISSGRFFDLMYVNYDNPTLNPHRQYAFLRSCDDETLLIAVNFGSSPCNLKINIPQHAFEVLSMPQGDCVAKELLSKDMMRKSMSSDKPFETEIGPYDAVIWKIKHKNILPDDKKRGDDRRNNIKKQ, encoded by the coding sequence ATGAGTAAGGAAAAACCGGTAATTTATCAAATGCTTCCTCGTTTGTTTGCCAATTGCAATGAGCATTGCATACCTAACGGTACGATCGAGCAAAACGGCTCAGGCAAGATGAACGACATCACTACCAAAGTGCTAAGAAGCATTAAGGATTTGGGAATCACGCATGTGTGGTATACAGGGATTATCGAACACTCCAATCAGACCGACTATTCGCGCTATGGAATAAGTAGAGATAATCCGCACGTAGTCAAAGGCAAAGCCGGATCGCCCTATGCGATAAAGGACTACTACGATGTGGATCCCGACATAGCTGTGGATGTGAACAATCGAATAGGGGAGTTTGAGGCGTTGTTGATGCGCACTCATGATACCGGTATGGGCGTGATCATTGACTTCGTTCCCAATCATGTGTCACGACAATATGTTTCTGACGCTAAGCCAGCCGAGGTTGTGGATTTCGGCGTGGGCGACGACAAGAATCGATTCTTTGAGCGCAACAACAATTTCTATTACATACCTCATCAGCTCTTTGCCCCGAGCATCGACCTTGGTGACGGAGATGACGCCTACGTGGAGTTTCCGGCAAAAGCGTCGGGCAACGACTGCTTCACGGCCTTCCCGTCGCAGTTTGACTGGTATGAAACGGTCAAGCTGAATTACGGTATCGACTACGGCGACGGTTCCCATCACTTCTATCCGATTCCGCGCACGTGGTTCCAGATGCTTGACATTCTGCGCTATTGGGCGTCAAAAGGTGTCGACGGATTCAGGTGTGACATGGCTCACATGGTGCCTATTGAGTTCTGGCAATGGGCTATCACCAATGTCAAGGAGCGTTATCCCCATGTCATCTTCATTGCCGAGATATATGATGTGTCGCTTTACCGTGATTTCATAAAGTACGGCGGATTTGACTACCTCTATGACAAGGTTAACCTCTACGACACGCTTCGCGGCATACAATGTTCCAACATTTCGGCAGCCCAGATAACCAATTGCTGGCAGACGGTTGACGGAATCTCCGACAATATGCTGAACTTCCTTGAGAATCACGATGAACAGCGATTCGGCTCAAAATATTATGCCGGCGACCCGTCGCTGGTCATCCCCTCGATGATTGTAAGCGCCATGATGGGACGTGGCCCGTTTATGATATACGCCGGTCAGGAGCTTGGCGAGCAGGCTCTGGATGCCGAAGGTTTCAGCGGTTACGACGGTCGTACTACAATATTTGACTACTGGAGCATTCCCACCGTGCGCCGTTGGCTCAACGGAGGAAAGTGCAACAATGACCGATTGACAGGTCAGGAGCGATGGCTGCGCGACAAATACCGTACCATATTGCGCCTTTGCAATAGCGAGAAGGCTATTTCAAGCGGCCGTTTCTTCGACTTGATGTATGTTAACTACGACAATCCCACATTGAATCCTCATCGCCAATATGCGTTCCTGCGCAGCTGCGATGATGAAACGTTGTTGATTGCCGTTAACTTCGGCAGCTCTCCCTGCAACTTGAAGATAAATATTCCGCAGCATGCATTTGAGGTGTTGAGCATGCCTCAGGGCGATTGCGTTGCCAAGGAACTCCTGTCAAAGGATATGATGCGTAAATCCATGTCGTCAGACAAGCCCTTTGAAACTGAAATAGGTCCCTACGATGCCGTCATTTGGAAGATAAAGCATAAAAATATACTTCCTGATGATAAAAAAAGAGGTGACGATAGGCGAAATAATATCAAAAAACAATAA
- a CDS encoding ribose-phosphate pyrophosphokinase codes for MLPPFKIFAGTKSEYMAKEICASLGVELGKMNIQHFADGEFEVSFEESIRGCEVYLVQSTFPNSDNLMELLLMIDAAKRASAQSIIAVMPYFGWARQDRKDKPRVSIAAKLVADLLSTAGVDRVICMDLHADQIQGFFNVPVDHLYASSVFIPYIESLHLENMAIATPDVGGAKRANNYAKYFNVPLILCHKQRAKANVVATMTVIGDVQDKNIILIDDMVDTAGTITKAADLMMEKGAKSVRALCSHAIMSDPASDRVNESGITEMIFTNSIPYKGNCHKCTILSVAHLIADTIRRVHENQSISSQYLI; via the coding sequence ATGTTACCACCATTTAAGATTTTTGCCGGAACCAAGTCCGAGTACATGGCCAAAGAGATATGTGCCTCACTCGGTGTCGAGCTTGGCAAGATGAACATCCAGCATTTTGCTGACGGTGAATTTGAAGTTTCTTTTGAAGAGTCAATTCGCGGATGCGAAGTTTATCTTGTTCAGTCGACATTTCCCAACAGCGACAATCTCATGGAACTGTTACTGATGATTGACGCTGCCAAGAGAGCTTCGGCACAATCAATTATAGCTGTGATGCCTTACTTCGGTTGGGCTCGTCAGGACCGTAAGGACAAGCCTCGTGTGTCGATTGCCGCAAAGCTTGTAGCCGACTTGCTGAGCACGGCCGGCGTCGATAGAGTAATCTGTATGGACTTGCACGCCGACCAGATTCAGGGATTTTTCAACGTTCCTGTCGACCATCTCTATGCATCATCGGTGTTTATACCTTATATAGAGTCGCTTCATCTTGAAAACATGGCCATTGCCACTCCCGATGTGGGTGGTGCCAAGCGTGCCAACAATTACGCCAAATATTTCAACGTGCCCCTTATCCTGTGCCATAAGCAGCGTGCCAAGGCCAATGTTGTGGCAACGATGACCGTTATCGGCGATGTTCAGGACAAGAACATCATTCTGATTGACGACATGGTCGACACTGCCGGTACTATCACCAAAGCTGCCGACCTGATGATGGAGAAGGGTGCAAAGAGTGTGCGTGCATTGTGCTCTCACGCTATCATGAGCGATCCTGCGAGCGATCGTGTAAACGAAAGCGGCATAACCGAGATGATCTTCACCAACAGTATCCCCTATAAGGGCAACTGCCACAAGTGTACGATACTGTCGGTGGCACACCTGATTGCCGACACTATTCGTCGCGTGCATGAAAATCAGTCAATTTCATCGCAATATCTGATTTAG
- a CDS encoding DUF362 domain-containing protein gives MIKQLITAIAIAAISCTGVAQSTVYMTRDITPESLVKIYEAVGRKAHGKVAVKISTGEPGGHNYLKPELIKGLVQKVNGTIVECNTAYGGRRSNTEEHLKAAREHGFLDIADVDIMDGAGEIKLPVRDTTHIKYNLVGANLANYDFLINLAHFKGHAMAGLGGVLKNQSIGIASANGKAYIHTAGYTDKLKGMWSHTGDQDGFLESMAAAAQSVADHFGDNILYIDVMNNLSVDCDCDSHPRDPEMKDIGILASTDPVALDEACLELVYGVKPTEGNDNRPLIERIQSRHGNHTIDHAEKIGLGSKEYKIVMID, from the coding sequence ATGATTAAACAATTAATTACAGCAATTGCCATAGCAGCAATAAGCTGCACGGGAGTGGCACAGTCGACCGTATACATGACACGTGACATTACGCCCGAATCACTCGTGAAAATATACGAGGCAGTAGGCCGCAAGGCTCACGGCAAAGTAGCGGTTAAAATCAGCACGGGCGAACCCGGAGGTCACAACTACCTGAAGCCCGAACTGATCAAGGGCCTTGTGCAGAAAGTCAACGGCACAATCGTTGAGTGCAACACAGCTTACGGCGGCCGTCGCTCCAATACCGAGGAGCATCTCAAAGCGGCTCGTGAACACGGATTTCTTGACATTGCCGATGTCGACATAATGGATGGAGCAGGAGAGATAAAATTGCCCGTGCGCGACACCACCCACATAAAGTATAATCTCGTAGGCGCCAATCTCGCCAACTACGACTTCCTGATCAACCTCGCACACTTCAAGGGTCATGCCATGGCCGGACTGGGCGGAGTACTGAAAAATCAGTCGATAGGCATAGCATCGGCCAACGGAAAAGCCTACATACACACAGCAGGATACACCGACAAGCTCAAAGGCATGTGGTCGCACACCGGCGATCAGGACGGATTCCTTGAATCGATGGCTGCCGCCGCACAGAGCGTGGCCGACCACTTCGGCGACAACATCCTCTATATCGATGTAATGAACAACCTGTCGGTCGACTGTGACTGCGATTCACATCCCCGCGACCCCGAGATGAAGGACATAGGTATCCTCGCGTCAACCGATCCTGTAGCCCTCGACGAAGCTTGCCTTGAACTGGTATATGGCGTAAAGCCCACTGAAGGCAACGACAACCGTCCGTTGATAGAACGCATCCAAAGCCGTCACGGCAACCACACCATAGACCATGCCGAGAAAATCGGTCTTGGCTCAAAGGAATACAAGATCGTGATGATTGACTGA
- a CDS encoding Do family serine endopeptidase, producing the protein MNLYSKIALLACGVAIASSAVTVFAVDVLNGNDMPSSSSYTFTESGYDGGGIYKVSQNGVTPPTDFTHAAESTINGVVSIKSYATPRGYNAYGNGGGASPFNDPFLEFFFGSPNGGNRRQQPQQKQDKPEQQLGLGSGVIISPDGYIVTNNHVIDGAERLEITLNDNRTFNAKVIGSDASTDIALLKIEAEGLPVIPIGDSDALKVGEWVLAVGNPFGFTSTVTTGIVSAKARSIGSATQGRPMGIESYIQTDAAVNPGNSGGALVNINGELVGINTAIYSQTGNYAGYSFAVPTSIVKKIITDIKQYGTVQRAVLGVAYRELTPQLVKDMEITAVNDGILIDEVVERSAAMEAGLQKNDIIVGINGVGIHNSAQLQEQLNKYRPGDKIVVKYIRDNKEKSTNVTLRNNQGNVNITVANDYTALGCAFKTLSAEQLRQYQLTSGLQVVGLKDGKFKSAGIKDGFIILDINNMRVKSQDDVEKIYDAIMKSDEADKVMFITGIYPTGRKVYYAVDLAD; encoded by the coding sequence ATGAATTTGTATAGTAAAATTGCATTATTGGCTTGTGGGGTGGCTATTGCCAGTTCGGCTGTTACGGTATTTGCCGTAGATGTACTCAACGGTAATGACATGCCGTCGTCATCATCCTATACTTTTACCGAGTCGGGATATGACGGAGGCGGTATCTACAAGGTGTCGCAGAATGGTGTAACACCTCCTACCGACTTCACTCATGCCGCCGAAAGCACAATCAACGGCGTTGTGAGCATAAAGAGTTATGCGACTCCTCGCGGATATAACGCTTACGGCAACGGTGGAGGTGCATCGCCTTTCAATGATCCGTTCCTGGAGTTCTTCTTCGGTTCGCCCAATGGAGGAAATCGCCGTCAGCAGCCTCAGCAGAAGCAGGATAAGCCTGAGCAGCAGCTCGGACTCGGTTCGGGTGTCATCATAAGCCCCGACGGATATATCGTTACAAACAATCATGTCATTGACGGTGCCGAGCGACTTGAAATAACGCTTAACGACAACCGCACCTTTAACGCTAAGGTCATAGGCTCGGATGCATCGACCGACATCGCTTTGCTGAAGATAGAGGCCGAGGGGCTTCCCGTAATTCCTATCGGCGACAGTGATGCGCTGAAGGTGGGCGAGTGGGTGCTTGCCGTGGGTAATCCTTTCGGATTCACCTCGACAGTGACTACCGGTATCGTCAGCGCCAAGGCCCGCAGTATAGGTAGCGCCACACAGGGTCGTCCTATGGGTATCGAGAGCTACATACAGACTGATGCAGCTGTCAATCCCGGAAACTCGGGAGGCGCTCTTGTCAACATCAATGGTGAACTTGTGGGAATCAACACCGCAATATATTCACAGACAGGTAACTATGCCGGATATTCATTTGCTGTGCCCACATCGATTGTAAAGAAGATTATCACCGACATCAAGCAGTATGGAACCGTTCAGCGTGCCGTGCTCGGAGTCGCTTACAGGGAGCTCACTCCCCAGCTTGTAAAGGACATGGAGATTACCGCAGTCAATGACGGTATACTCATCGACGAAGTGGTTGAACGTAGTGCCGCAATGGAGGCCGGATTGCAGAAGAACGATATAATAGTAGGCATAAACGGAGTTGGAATCCACAATAGCGCACAGCTTCAGGAGCAGCTCAACAAGTATCGTCCCGGCGACAAGATTGTAGTGAAGTACATTCGCGACAACAAGGAGAAGTCGACCAACGTTACATTGCGTAACAATCAGGGTAATGTCAACATCACGGTTGCCAACGACTACACCGCACTCGGTTGCGCCTTCAAGACGTTGTCGGCCGAGCAGCTTCGTCAGTATCAGCTTACCTCCGGATTGCAGGTTGTAGGCCTTAAGGACGGTAAGTTCAAGAGTGCCGGTATAAAGGACGGATTCATTATCCTCGACATAAACAACATGCGTGTCAAGAGTCAGGATGATGTAGAGAAAATCTATGATGCCATAATGAAGAGCGACGAGGCGGATAAGGTTATGTTCATAACCGGAATCTATCCAACCGGTCGTAAGGTTTATTATGCAGTTGATTTAGCCGATTAA
- a CDS encoding IS1634 family transposase yields the protein MKLKITKTKKTSILYVQKAYRDKNGKSTSRIHERLGTLEEVRQRCGDRDPVEWAREYIARLTAQEKEGRQVIISRLSPTKLIEKGEAQSCESGYLFLKRLYHKVGMDRICEAISRKHKFDFDFNKVLELMVYERLLRPASKLGNYRRSGSYIEPFDIEKQHIYRSLDILDRHGEYIQKRLFLNSSKVVERDTTVMYYDCTNYFFERESADPDYVTDKKGNVHERIRKYGVSKEHRPNPIVQMGMFIDNSGMPVAMCINPGNANEQTTLIPTEKIIVEKMGVSKIVVCTDGGLSSEGNRSYNSTAERSFITVQSIKKLEDNLRDWCLEPTGWKLVKSDTVQKDKRYRDADEDELEFDLTDADTARYYGDRTFYRERWIVNEKTKFSQRLIVTFSYKYRDYLRFLRQREIDKADSNARGNRTLTKSYKSPDRFLSETYATEDGEVAVFRTVSLNLDAISEEEKYDGFYAICTDLSDNVTKIIELNHNRWESEDAFRVIKTDFKGRPVFVWTAEHIRAHFIVCFITLLLFRIMEKELNYKYTSSAIIEKLRSMTMNIVKGEGYKPNFTRDDLTDDLHAKAGFRLDTEIVTRQKIKQIIANIKKG from the coding sequence ATGAAGCTGAAAATAACCAAGACAAAAAAGACTTCCATCCTTTATGTACAGAAGGCATACAGGGACAAGAACGGCAAAAGTACCTCAAGAATCCATGAGCGCCTTGGAACGCTTGAGGAAGTTCGTCAGAGATGCGGAGACAGAGATCCTGTTGAATGGGCCAGGGAATATATCGCCAGGCTTACGGCACAGGAGAAGGAGGGCCGGCAGGTGATAATATCACGTCTGTCGCCCACAAAGCTTATTGAAAAAGGCGAGGCTCAGAGTTGCGAGAGCGGATATCTGTTTCTTAAACGGCTGTACCATAAGGTCGGGATGGACAGGATATGCGAGGCAATCTCACGTAAACATAAGTTCGACTTCGATTTCAACAAAGTTCTGGAGCTGATGGTCTACGAACGGCTTTTGAGACCGGCTTCAAAACTAGGTAATTATCGCAGGAGCGGAAGCTATATCGAGCCTTTTGATATAGAAAAACAGCATATCTACAGGAGTCTGGATATCCTGGACAGACACGGTGAATACATCCAGAAGAGACTTTTCCTTAATTCGTCAAAGGTTGTCGAACGGGATACGACCGTCATGTACTATGACTGCACCAACTATTTTTTCGAGAGAGAATCTGCCGATCCGGACTATGTGACAGACAAAAAAGGGAACGTTCATGAACGTATACGCAAGTACGGAGTCTCCAAGGAACATCGACCGAACCCCATCGTACAGATGGGTATGTTCATCGACAACTCCGGCATGCCGGTTGCGATGTGCATCAATCCCGGCAATGCCAACGAACAGACTACCTTGATTCCAACTGAAAAGATTATAGTTGAGAAGATGGGGGTCAGCAAGATTGTAGTCTGTACAGACGGAGGTCTCTCTTCTGAAGGCAACCGGTCATATAACTCCACAGCAGAAAGATCATTCATAACGGTGCAGTCAATAAAGAAACTGGAGGATAATCTCAGGGACTGGTGTCTGGAACCGACAGGATGGAAACTTGTAAAGTCCGACACGGTACAAAAAGACAAGCGGTACCGGGATGCAGACGAGGATGAACTGGAGTTTGACCTGACTGATGCCGATACTGCCCGTTATTACGGAGACCGCACTTTTTATCGCGAGCGTTGGATTGTCAATGAAAAGACAAAGTTCTCTCAAAGATTGATTGTGACATTTTCATACAAATACCGCGACTACCTCCGATTCCTGCGTCAACGCGAGATTGACAAGGCTGACAGCAATGCACGTGGAAACAGGACATTGACCAAATCTTATAAGAGCCCTGACAGGTTCCTTTCCGAGACCTACGCCACAGAAGACGGCGAGGTTGCGGTATTCAGAACCGTCTCCCTGAATCTTGACGCCATATCAGAAGAAGAAAAATATGACGGCTTCTATGCGATATGTACGGATCTGTCTGACAATGTGACGAAAATCATCGAACTGAACCATAACCGCTGGGAGTCGGAGGATGCCTTCAGGGTCATCAAGACTGACTTCAAGGGTCGACCCGTCTTCGTCTGGACGGCGGAACACATAAGGGCCCACTTCATTGTCTGCTTTATCACACTACTGCTCTTCAGAATAATGGAAAAGGAACTGAACTATAAATACACATCCTCCGCTATAATTGAGAAACTACGGTCAATGACTATGAACATAGTCAAGGGAGAAGGCTACAAGCCTAACTTCACACGGGATGATCTTACCGATGACCTACATGCCAAAGCCGGCTTCAGACTCGACACCGAGATTGTTACTCGTCAGAAAATCAAACAGATTATTGCTAATATTAAAAAAGGTTAA
- a CDS encoding sigma-70 family RNA polymerase sigma factor, with protein MRQLKITKSITNRESASLDKYLQEIGREDLITVEEEVELAQKIRQGDQAALEKLTRANLRFVVSVAKQYQNQGLSLPDLINEGNLGLIKAAQKFDETRGFKFISYAVWWIRQSILQALAEQSRIVRLPLNQVGSLNKISKALSKFEQENERRPSAEELAEALDVPVEKIADTLKVQGRHISVDAPFVEGEDNSLLDVLTNDDSPMADATLTQESLSKEVERALRQLHEREREILKMFFGIGCQEMTLEEIGAKFDLTRERVRQIKEKAIRRLKGQKSKLLKTYLGQ; from the coding sequence ATGAGACAATTAAAAATTACTAAGTCAATCACCAATCGAGAGAGCGCATCACTCGATAAGTATCTGCAAGAAATTGGCCGTGAGGACCTTATAACTGTAGAAGAGGAGGTTGAACTTGCTCAAAAAATCAGGCAGGGTGATCAGGCCGCTCTTGAAAAGCTGACCCGTGCCAATTTGCGTTTCGTCGTTTCTGTAGCAAAACAGTATCAGAATCAGGGATTATCGCTTCCTGACTTGATTAATGAAGGTAACCTTGGCCTAATCAAGGCAGCACAGAAATTTGATGAAACACGAGGATTCAAGTTCATTTCCTATGCGGTTTGGTGGATTCGTCAGTCCATTTTGCAAGCATTGGCCGAACAATCAAGAATCGTGCGTCTGCCCTTGAATCAGGTGGGCTCGCTCAACAAAATCAGTAAGGCACTGTCAAAGTTTGAGCAGGAGAATGAACGCCGTCCTTCAGCCGAAGAGCTTGCCGAGGCACTTGATGTGCCCGTTGAGAAGATTGCCGACACACTTAAGGTTCAGGGCCGTCACATTTCGGTTGACGCACCGTTTGTTGAAGGTGAGGACAACAGCCTTCTTGATGTGCTGACCAATGACGATTCGCCCATGGCTGATGCCACCTTGACCCAGGAATCGCTTTCCAAGGAGGTGGAGCGAGCACTTCGCCAATTGCATGAGCGTGAGCGCGAAATCCTGAAGATGTTCTTCGGTATAGGATGCCAGGAGATGACTCTTGAAGAGATTGGTGCTAAGTTTGACTTGACCCGTGAGCGTGTACGCCAGATAAAGGAGAAAGCGATACGACGCTTGAAGGGGCAGAAGAGCAAGCTGCTCAAGACATATCTGGGACAATAA